One window of Phycisphaeraceae bacterium genomic DNA carries:
- a CDS encoding SRPBCC family protein: MSLSAPLDEVFPFFSRAHNLNELTPPSLPFRILTPEPIEMAEELLIEYRLRVKGMPVRWTSEISVWNPPHRFVDEQKRGPYRWWHHEHVFEPTDGGTIARDVVHYGVLGGALVHSLVVKRDLMTIFTYRHRKMIELFGLLSPQPNNPS, translated from the coding sequence GTGTCGCTCTCAGCACCACTCGACGAGGTCTTCCCGTTTTTCTCACGTGCACACAATCTCAACGAACTCACGCCGCCGAGTCTGCCGTTCAGGATTCTCACGCCCGAACCCATCGAGATGGCAGAAGAGTTGCTGATTGAGTACAGACTGCGAGTGAAAGGGATGCCGGTCAGATGGACCAGCGAGATCAGCGTGTGGAACCCGCCGCACCGGTTTGTTGATGAACAGAAGCGAGGCCCGTACAGATGGTGGCATCACGAGCATGTGTTTGAGCCAACCGATGGCGGCACCATTGCACGCGATGTTGTGCATTATGGCGTGCTTGGTGGTGCATTGGTGCACTCGCTTGTTGTCAAACGTGATCTGATGACCATCTTCACATACAGACACAGAAAGATGATCGAGCTCTTTGGTCTGCTTTCGCCTCAGCCGAACAACCCGAGTTGA
- a CDS encoding FG-GAP repeat protein — protein sequence MQYARHQWDGKQCVLLGFALCAMLLPYLSRVHAQMCSPMEAAKLLADDGQATDLLGISVAISGDVVVAGAYGHGENGAVSGAAYVYRFNGSEWLQEMELLASDGAAGDQFGTSVAIEGDVVVVGAPFEDENGIDAGAAYAYRFDGTNWVQQQKLLASDGQAGDGFGFAIAMSGTRVVIGAWSDDDNGIDAGSAYVFVYDGTQWVEEQKLLASDGSSNDRFGRAVTIAADAVVVGSPLDDVGQIDTGAAYIFTYDSTQWMEQTKLVASDRSASDLFGRLVAISGDVAMIGAPNDDDNGEQSGSVYVFNFDGTHWQEQTKLLASDGAATDGFGRPVVLSGDRALIGAPGDDSHGTEAGAAYLFRFDGTAWIEQSELFPLDGAAQDTFGSWVAMSGDTAVVGSPADSDNGLFSGSAYVFHLNCDTVCYPDCDASGNLTVFDYICFGNAYALQEPYADCDASGDLNIFDYICFGNAYAAGCP from the coding sequence ATGCAGTATGCACGTCACCAGTGGGATGGAAAACAGTGCGTGCTGCTTGGCTTTGCCTTGTGTGCGATGTTGCTCCCGTATTTGTCTCGGGTACACGCGCAGATGTGCAGTCCGATGGAGGCAGCGAAACTGCTTGCGGATGACGGTCAGGCGACCGATCTGTTGGGTATCTCGGTTGCGATATCGGGAGACGTTGTTGTGGCTGGTGCGTACGGCCACGGTGAGAACGGTGCAGTTTCGGGTGCTGCGTACGTGTACCGGTTCAATGGATCGGAGTGGTTGCAGGAGATGGAACTGCTCGCATCCGATGGTGCTGCTGGCGATCAGTTCGGGACATCGGTCGCGATAGAGGGGGATGTGGTTGTTGTCGGCGCGCCATTTGAAGATGAGAACGGTATCGATGCTGGCGCTGCGTACGCGTATCGCTTCGATGGCACGAACTGGGTTCAGCAACAGAAGCTGCTCGCGTCTGACGGACAGGCGGGCGATGGATTCGGATTTGCCATTGCGATGTCAGGTACCCGCGTTGTCATTGGTGCATGGAGTGACGACGACAATGGCATTGATGCAGGTTCCGCGTATGTGTTCGTGTACGATGGCACGCAGTGGGTGGAAGAACAGAAGCTGCTCGCATCCGATGGTTCATCGAACGACAGATTCGGAAGAGCTGTGACGATCGCAGCCGATGCGGTTGTGGTGGGGTCGCCACTTGACGATGTTGGTCAGATAGATACGGGAGCCGCGTACATCTTCACATACGACAGCACGCAATGGATGGAGCAGACCAAACTGGTCGCGTCGGACAGGTCGGCCAGTGATCTGTTCGGTAGGCTGGTTGCAATATCCGGCGATGTTGCAATGATCGGTGCGCCGAACGATGATGACAATGGCGAACAATCCGGTTCAGTCTATGTCTTCAACTTCGATGGGACACACTGGCAGGAGCAGACAAAGCTGCTTGCCTCGGACGGAGCTGCGACCGACGGATTTGGACGCCCCGTGGTACTCTCTGGTGACCGTGCGCTGATTGGTGCGCCCGGCGACGACTCGCATGGCACTGAAGCTGGCGCAGCATATCTGTTCAGGTTCGATGGGACCGCTTGGATCGAGCAATCGGAGCTGTTTCCGTTGGACGGCGCTGCACAGGACACGTTTGGTTCATGGGTTGCGATGTCCGGAGATACTGCTGTCGTTGGCTCACCAGCCGACAGTGACAACGGGCTTTTTTCGGGGTCGGCATATGTCTTTCATCTCAACTGTGACACTGTCTGCTACCCGGATTGCGATGCGAGCGGTAATCTGACAGTCTTTGATTACATCTGTTTCGGGAACGCGTATGCGCTGCAGGAGCCGTACGCCGATTGCGACGCAAGTGGTGATCTCAACATCTTCGACTACATCTGCTTCGGGAATGCGTACGCAGCGGGCTGTCCGTGA
- a CDS encoding entericidin A/B family lipoprotein yields MKRNTLNRSLALTALLMLAAGVLSACNTVKGVGKDLQAAGSGVSHGAEETSDAIFDEDKK; encoded by the coding sequence ATGAAACGCAACACCCTCAATCGTTCCCTGGCTCTGACCGCGCTGCTCATGCTTGCAGCTGGTGTTCTTTCCGCGTGCAACACCGTCAAGGGTGTGGGCAAGGATCTTCAGGCAGCCGGCTCAGGTGTCAGCCACGGCGCGGAAGAGACCTCCGATGCCATCTTCGATGAAGACAAGAAGTAA
- the gmk gene encoding guanylate kinase gives MGTHAHDIPDTSATRSDNPPGRGLLLVISGPSGVGKTTIAHAVERSIPAARFSVSYTTRPRTNADREGVDYHFVSIERFKEMQQAGDLLESAQVFGNWYGTGKAWVLEEMAAGAVVILEIDVEGGKQIRKHIPEMYGVFIMPPTEEELLRRLRARDREDESTIQKRFAEAKREMAEAISCNSYDAFIVNRELNIAIRDVVGLVQGRLNLAAVSEKNT, from the coding sequence ATGGGCACACACGCGCACGACATCCCAGATACCAGTGCCACCCGATCCGACAACCCGCCGGGCAGGGGGCTTTTACTTGTCATCTCCGGTCCCTCTGGAGTTGGAAAAACCACGATTGCGCACGCGGTTGAACGATCGATCCCCGCCGCAAGATTCTCCGTCTCTTACACCACACGACCTCGCACAAATGCAGATCGTGAGGGTGTTGACTACCACTTCGTCTCGATCGAACGGTTCAAGGAGATGCAGCAGGCTGGCGATCTGCTTGAGAGCGCACAAGTCTTTGGCAACTGGTACGGCACAGGAAAGGCATGGGTGCTGGAGGAGATGGCTGCTGGGGCTGTCGTCATTCTTGAAATCGACGTCGAGGGCGGCAAGCAGATCCGCAAACACATCCCGGAGATGTACGGCGTGTTTATTATGCCGCCCACCGAGGAGGAACTGCTTCGCAGACTGCGCGCGCGCGATCGCGAGGACGAATCGACGATCCAGAAACGGTTTGCTGAAGCAAAGCGAGAAATGGCTGAAGCAATCTCGTGCAACTCGTACGACGCGTTCATTGTGAACCGCGAACTGAACATTGCAATCCGCGATGTTGTCGGACTTGTCCAAGGCAGGCTTAACCTTGCTGCTGTATCTGAAAAGAATACGTAA
- a CDS encoding DUF167 domain-containing protein, with the protein MRVKAVPGAKQDAIAGILGDRLKVRVSAAPEGGKANKAICELLARVLKCKPRDVEIISGHTNPEKLVRIQHATPADASRLLKG; encoded by the coding sequence ATCCGCGTCAAAGCAGTCCCGGGCGCAAAGCAGGATGCCATCGCGGGTATTCTTGGTGATCGATTGAAAGTTCGCGTCAGCGCAGCGCCCGAGGGCGGGAAAGCAAACAAAGCGATCTGCGAACTGCTCGCGCGTGTGCTCAAATGCAAGCCGCGCGATGTCGAGATCATCTCTGGGCACACGAATCCCGAGAAGCTTGTGCGCATACAGCACGCAACACCTGCAGACGCAAGCCGTCTTCTCAAAGGCTAA
- a CDS encoding PA0069 family radical SAM protein: protein MSKPRSATPTNQPDADHAYADAITGGLARGRGSQINPGNRFDGIRLHVLGEFLDEEINEADGTSTQHKTKVIADATRTIINRVDAPDIPFMWTINPYRGCEHGCTYCYARPTHENLGMSCGLDFETKIVAKFDAPDLLRKELAKSTWACQPIVMSGVTDAYQPIERKLRITRGILEVLTECKHPISIITKNALIQRDIDLLSQLAKINATRVAISLTSLDPHLTMKMEPRTASPKKRLETIRALSDAGVPVIVMTAPMIPAINDRELPSLLEAAADAGAVGAGYTLVRLPWQVEAIFVDWLKREFPDRARHVESLLRQSRNGNVVSSNKGPNKGARMGGEGAFAQIIRDTFKRFQTKYGLDQTLPKLNTSAFERPFYSGSKHQLGLFG from the coding sequence ATGTCAAAGCCCAGATCGGCAACTCCCACCAATCAGCCCGATGCTGACCATGCTTACGCCGACGCAATCACCGGCGGTCTAGCCCGCGGGCGTGGATCCCAGATCAATCCCGGAAACCGGTTCGACGGGATCAGGCTGCATGTGCTCGGCGAGTTTCTCGACGAGGAGATCAACGAGGCTGACGGCACCTCCACACAGCACAAGACAAAGGTGATTGCTGACGCGACGCGCACCATCATCAACCGCGTCGATGCGCCGGACATTCCGTTCATGTGGACGATCAACCCGTACCGCGGGTGCGAACACGGTTGTACGTACTGCTACGCGCGCCCGACGCACGAGAATCTTGGGATGTCGTGCGGGCTCGACTTTGAGACAAAGATCGTCGCAAAGTTCGATGCGCCGGATCTTTTGCGCAAGGAGCTGGCAAAGTCTACATGGGCGTGCCAGCCGATTGTGATGTCGGGCGTGACTGATGCATACCAGCCGATCGAGCGCAAGCTGCGCATCACGCGCGGGATTCTCGAGGTGCTGACCGAGTGCAAGCATCCTATCTCGATCATTACGAAGAATGCCCTGATCCAGCGTGATATCGATCTGCTCTCGCAGCTTGCGAAGATCAATGCGACGCGCGTTGCCATCAGCCTCACATCACTCGATCCGCATCTGACAATGAAGATGGAGCCGCGCACCGCGAGCCCGAAGAAACGTCTCGAAACCATCCGCGCATTGTCTGATGCGGGCGTGCCGGTCATCGTCATGACAGCGCCGATGATCCCCGCGATCAACGATCGCGAGCTTCCCTCACTTCTCGAAGCAGCTGCCGACGCTGGTGCCGTCGGCGCGGGATACACGCTCGTGCGCCTTCCCTGGCAGGTCGAAGCGATCTTCGTCGACTGGCTGAAACGCGAGTTTCCCGATCGCGCAAGGCATGTGGAGAGCCTGCTGAGACAATCCCGCAATGGCAATGTTGTGAGCTCAAACAAAGGCCCGAACAAGGGCGCACGCATGGGCGGCGAGGGCGCGTTCGCGCAGATCATCCGTGACACGTTCAAACGGTTCCAGACAAAGTACGGGCTCGACCAAACCCTCCCAAAGCTGAACACCAGCGCGTTCGAGCGTCCGTTCTATTCAGGCTCGAAACATCAACTCGGGTTGTTCGGCTGA
- a CDS encoding ABC transporter permease subunit, with the protein MPPFLMKLLRLGPTNPIAVRLVQNGSRRQRHFYIRAGYLAALIIAMLWLMLIAGGQGALSYGVLAREGARAFELVAYLQIFLICVLAPVFMAGAIAQEADANTWDILLTTPMTRSEIVLGNLFGRLFFIIALLASSLPLFALTQYFGGVPGKSILTSYMISGCAALLVGAIAIALSVSRLAGRRAVFIFYIAVVSYMAVTAGVDAFLRSTGQCVTVGATKGVTWVTAINPFMTVYALLNPSAYPSAEPGTFSGIKAIFFERPVAAWCWGSALLSMVLMFASTLTVRSGGLNNIVEGRGITNTLRKWFKLGAAGSEHRPPKTVGHNPIAWREASSRNATLGRIVARWSFIALGLLLGIFIVVMFHVGNMTVQTYHLVLMTVVGAELGTISLVAMNMAATAVSREREDGTLDLILTTPITPKMYLNGKLKGLVAYVIPMIAVPVITLTIAGLHALLTGETAKVTLTGSGSIDAPVVLPEAGLVALIGFVPFIAFCVMVGLHWSLKSKGTLGSVIATVGVVSVVVGVVGLCGWNASSDIALVGPFLGAFSPAATVYALIEPVDAMRESVSTTSSDPLMTARLALLAGSAAAAAIYAGVIFSMLATLVRTFDVTVRKLAGIK; encoded by the coding sequence ATGCCTCCATTTCTGATGAAACTGCTCCGGCTGGGGCCGACCAACCCCATTGCTGTGCGCCTGGTCCAGAACGGCTCGCGCCGACAGCGGCATTTTTACATCCGAGCGGGGTATCTGGCAGCACTGATCATTGCGATGCTGTGGCTGATGCTGATCGCCGGTGGGCAGGGTGCGTTGTCCTACGGCGTGCTGGCACGTGAAGGCGCTCGCGCATTCGAGCTTGTTGCCTACCTCCAAATCTTCCTGATCTGTGTGCTCGCACCGGTATTCATGGCTGGTGCGATCGCTCAGGAAGCGGACGCCAACACGTGGGACATCCTGCTGACAACCCCCATGACACGATCCGAGATCGTTCTGGGCAACCTGTTCGGCAGATTGTTCTTCATCATCGCGCTGCTCGCCTCATCGCTTCCGCTCTTTGCACTGACACAGTACTTCGGCGGCGTGCCAGGCAAATCGATTCTTACGAGCTACATGATCTCGGGATGTGCTGCGCTGCTGGTTGGCGCCATTGCAATTGCGCTCTCCGTTTCTCGGCTCGCTGGCAGACGAGCCGTGTTCATCTTCTATATCGCGGTCGTCAGCTACATGGCCGTCACTGCGGGGGTTGATGCATTTCTTCGATCGACAGGCCAGTGTGTAACTGTCGGCGCAACAAAGGGTGTGACGTGGGTGACCGCGATCAATCCGTTCATGACCGTGTACGCACTATTGAACCCAAGCGCATACCCATCGGCAGAACCCGGCACATTTTCGGGCATAAAAGCAATATTCTTCGAGCGTCCTGTTGCTGCATGGTGTTGGGGAAGCGCACTCTTAAGCATGGTGCTCATGTTCGCGTCAACACTCACGGTTCGTTCCGGAGGACTCAACAATATTGTTGAAGGGCGCGGCATTACAAACACGCTACGGAAATGGTTCAAACTCGGTGCAGCGGGATCGGAGCATCGTCCACCAAAGACGGTCGGGCACAACCCAATAGCATGGCGCGAGGCGTCATCACGCAACGCGACACTCGGACGCATTGTTGCGCGATGGTCGTTTATCGCGCTTGGACTCCTGCTCGGCATCTTTATTGTCGTCATGTTCCACGTGGGCAACATGACAGTGCAGACCTACCACCTCGTGCTGATGACAGTCGTCGGTGCAGAGCTTGGGACGATCTCGCTTGTCGCGATGAACATGGCAGCAACCGCTGTCTCACGTGAGCGAGAGGATGGCACACTCGATCTGATTCTCACAACTCCGATCACGCCCAAGATGTATCTCAATGGCAAGCTCAAGGGGCTTGTCGCGTATGTCATCCCGATGATCGCTGTTCCCGTAATAACACTCACTATTGCAGGATTGCACGCACTCCTGACCGGCGAAACAGCAAAGGTCACACTCACGGGCAGCGGATCCATCGATGCGCCGGTGGTTCTGCCCGAAGCTGGGCTCGTCGCGTTGATCGGATTTGTGCCGTTCATCGCGTTCTGTGTCATGGTTGGACTGCACTGGTCGCTCAAGTCGAAGGGAACGCTTGGTTCGGTTATTGCAACCGTTGGTGTTGTCTCTGTGGTGGTCGGTGTTGTCGGATTGTGCGGATGGAACGCAAGTTCCGACATTGCTCTGGTTGGTCCATTTCTCGGCGCTTTCTCCCCCGCTGCAACCGTGTATGCGCTCATCGAACCTGTTGATGCAATGCGGGAATCTGTCTCAACGACAAGCAGCGATCCGTTGATGACCGCGCGGCTTGCGTTGCTTGCAGGCTCCGCTGCTGCTGCTGCGATTTACGCTGGCGTGATCTTCTCTATGCTCGCAACGCTTGTACGCACATTCGACGTCACCGTGCGCAAGCTCGCGGGTATCAAATAA
- a CDS encoding MoxR family ATPase produces MTDQSAMQQLTEAKASFDQLRAEIHKVIVGQNDVVDQILLCMLCRSHGLLVGVPGLAKTLLISTIARTLSMSFARIQFTPDLMPSDITGTEMIQEDKTTGSRSLQFVRGPIFANVVLADEINRTPPKTQAALLEAMQERHVTIGGQQHMLPDPFFVLATQNPIEQEGTYPLPEAQLDRFMFQIHIGYPTAEEEAEIVRRSAMRESIEITKIIDAEKLARIQKLVQQCPVPDHVISYALRLVRATRINEPQDGDMPRPEMAREYLSWGAGPRASEALISAAKACAVVDGTGQVTTEHVRKVARPVLRHRIMPNYSADADQITSDMIIDAMLKDIPTDGMSARDRKNMDLVVG; encoded by the coding sequence ATGACCGACCAGTCCGCGATGCAACAGCTTACCGAGGCAAAGGCCTCGTTCGATCAGCTTCGTGCTGAGATCCACAAGGTGATCGTCGGGCAGAACGACGTGGTTGATCAGATCCTGCTGTGCATGCTGTGCAGATCGCACGGGCTGCTCGTTGGCGTGCCCGGGCTTGCAAAGACGCTGCTGATCTCCACGATCGCGCGCACACTCTCAATGTCGTTTGCGCGCATCCAGTTCACTCCGGATCTGATGCCGTCGGACATCACCGGGACCGAGATGATCCAGGAGGATAAGACGACCGGTTCGCGATCGCTGCAGTTCGTGCGGGGTCCCATCTTTGCGAATGTTGTGCTTGCCGATGAGATTAACCGCACGCCACCCAAGACGCAGGCAGCGCTCCTTGAAGCGATGCAGGAACGTCACGTGACAATCGGCGGTCAGCAGCACATGCTGCCTGATCCATTCTTTGTGCTTGCAACGCAGAACCCCATCGAGCAGGAGGGCACATACCCGCTTCCCGAAGCGCAGCTTGACCGATTCATGTTCCAGATCCACATCGGGTACCCAACCGCGGAAGAAGAAGCGGAGATCGTCCGTCGTAGCGCGATGCGCGAGTCTATCGAGATCACGAAGATCATTGATGCAGAGAAGCTTGCACGCATCCAGAAGCTTGTGCAGCAGTGCCCCGTGCCGGATCATGTTATCAGCTATGCACTGCGGCTCGTGCGCGCAACGCGCATCAATGAGCCGCAGGACGGGGACATGCCGCGCCCGGAGATGGCGCGCGAGTATCTCTCGTGGGGCGCGGGTCCGCGCGCAAGCGAAGCGTTGATATCAGCGGCCAAAGCGTGCGCAGTTGTGGATGGCACGGGTCAGGTGACAACCGAGCACGTGCGCAAGGTGGCACGCCCCGTGCTCCGCCATCGCATCATGCCAAACTACTCCGCTGACGCAGACCAGATCACGTCGGACATGATCATCGACGCGATGCTCAAGGACATCCCGACGGATGGCATGAGCGCACGCGACCGCAAGAACATGGACCTTGTGGTGGGATGA
- a CDS encoding SBBP repeat-containing protein produces MNRNKHVSRHYSTMQVTTTLVAGLACTGSLAADPHLYGVSSGAQLGSTEWDTCVDIALDSSGNSYMTGRTAGIIGGTSYGELDGYLIKVDSVGGIAWVVQAGTSSVDGFYGVVTDSTGDIYITGDTAGDLFGSHAGLNDLIVARYHSDGSLVWGKQLGNANGEIGVDIGLDNAGNIYVAGVTNGDFAGTSYGESDVFLLKLDSAGNTLWTKVFGTSEDDFYPHIFIGTGGKIALAGLTTGDVGGPHSGGNTVDVFLLQLDAVGNPVWSTQLPGFSAAGTLAITGDNKDNVYITSTANGSVAGPSIGSNDAYIFKFDQSGSVAWSTQFGTSRPDSGHGISVDQAGNVYTTGTTLGMFGWPTQRQPSVFVTKHDAAGNLLWVQQPSLDGVITGGIAVAVNAAGQAHVIGTANESFAGPYIGQTDTFMLKLNAEAPCYTDCDENGAVNIFDYICFGNAYSSELRYADCNRDIFFTVFDFLCFGDGYAAGCP; encoded by the coding sequence ATGAATCGAAACAAGCACGTATCGCGTCACTACTCAACCATGCAAGTTACCACGACACTCGTGGCAGGTCTTGCGTGCACGGGCTCTCTCGCTGCCGACCCCCATTTATACGGTGTTTCGTCAGGTGCACAACTCGGTTCAACAGAATGGGACACATGTGTTGACATTGCACTTGATTCTTCGGGCAACAGCTACATGACCGGCCGAACGGCTGGAATCATCGGCGGAACGAGTTACGGAGAACTTGACGGTTACCTCATCAAGGTTGATTCCGTCGGTGGTATTGCATGGGTAGTTCAAGCGGGGACAAGCTCGGTCGATGGCTTTTACGGTGTCGTGACAGACAGTACGGGGGACATCTACATCACTGGCGACACCGCAGGCGATCTGTTCGGCTCGCACGCGGGGCTGAACGATCTGATTGTTGCTCGATATCACTCCGATGGATCGCTCGTCTGGGGAAAGCAACTGGGCAACGCAAACGGCGAGATCGGCGTTGATATCGGTCTTGATAATGCTGGAAATATCTATGTTGCTGGTGTTACCAACGGTGACTTTGCAGGCACGAGCTACGGGGAAAGCGATGTGTTCCTGCTGAAACTGGACTCAGCCGGCAACACGCTATGGACAAAGGTCTTCGGGACAAGCGAAGACGATTTCTACCCGCACATATTCATTGGCACCGGCGGCAAGATCGCGCTCGCTGGCCTGACCACAGGCGATGTTGGCGGACCACACAGTGGAGGCAATACGGTGGATGTTTTCCTGTTGCAGCTTGATGCGGTTGGCAACCCAGTATGGTCAACACAGCTTCCAGGATTCTCTGCCGCAGGAACGCTCGCAATAACTGGTGACAACAAGGACAATGTCTACATCACCAGCACAGCAAATGGAAGTGTGGCTGGCCCATCAATCGGCTCCAACGACGCGTACATCTTCAAGTTCGATCAGTCGGGCTCTGTCGCTTGGTCGACCCAGTTTGGAACATCACGACCGGACTCTGGTCACGGCATTTCTGTTGATCAGGCTGGGAATGTGTACACAACCGGCACAACTCTCGGTATGTTCGGCTGGCCAACACAACGCCAGCCAAGCGTGTTTGTGACAAAGCACGATGCTGCTGGCAATCTACTCTGGGTGCAACAGCCAAGCCTTGACGGCGTTATCACGGGTGGCATTGCAGTTGCCGTTAACGCTGCTGGCCAGGCACACGTCATAGGCACAGCAAATGAGAGCTTCGCGGGACCCTACATTGGGCAGACGGATACGTTCATGCTGAAGCTGAATGCTGAAGCACCATGCTATACCGATTGCGATGAGAATGGCGCAGTGAATATCTTCGATTACATCTGCTTCGGCAATGCGTACTCATCTGAGCTCCGTTACGCAGACTGCAACAGAGATATCTTCTTTACTGTCTTCGACTTTCTCTGCTTCGGGGACGGATACGCTGCAGGATGCCCGTAA
- a CDS encoding cysteine--tRNA ligase, translated as MPLQIHNTLTNALEPFVPADPDRITFYSCGPTVYDDVHIGNLRAFLMADLVRRWIESPLCTIAVADGSLHRAKRTVVQVMNITDVGHMTDDSSADGAGQDKMAAAGERIAHAQLEAKKAGTAHTAANVDPNNPASIAAFYTNRFIEDATKLGVRVVLDAQKDPTLLPRATDHVNLMISTIERLIERGHAYVVGESSAQIVYFDVHSFAQYGRLSGNTIDRLREGAGERISTENQSQKKHPSDFLLWKSDSTHVMKWASPWGSGYPGWHIECSAMAVNRLAPALFDHTLTDADTPIIDIHSGGEDNIFPHHECEIAQSCCAFNAPDASGAHTGSFARLWLHCRFLLVEGEKMSKSKGNFYTARDLFAKGIEPGALRLELIRVHYRSNANFSEQGLKDTARMVARWKRVIEQGDASNESGSPPETMLREFADAMDDDLNIARAIAAVNTYVGEMKHPTKADADAMRQIDEVLGVMQLDTAKAQETEIGVFLGGLDADQRVIDKLIERRDAKKAKDFGRADAIRDELAQMGYAIKDVAGGKVEVSRA; from the coding sequence ATGCCACTGCAGATCCATAACACACTGACCAACGCACTTGAGCCTTTTGTTCCAGCAGATCCAGATCGGATCACGTTCTATTCGTGCGGCCCGACCGTCTATGACGACGTACATATCGGGAATCTTCGCGCATTCCTGATGGCTGACCTTGTCAGACGATGGATTGAAAGCCCTCTCTGCACAATTGCAGTTGCCGACGGCTCATTGCACCGGGCCAAACGCACTGTTGTGCAGGTGATGAACATCACCGATGTCGGACACATGACCGATGACTCCTCCGCAGACGGCGCAGGCCAGGACAAGATGGCAGCTGCGGGAGAACGCATCGCTCATGCACAGCTCGAAGCAAAGAAAGCGGGCACCGCGCATACAGCAGCAAACGTCGATCCGAACAATCCAGCGTCGATCGCAGCGTTCTATACCAACAGATTCATCGAGGACGCAACAAAGCTTGGCGTGCGTGTGGTGCTCGACGCGCAGAAAGATCCCACGCTGCTCCCGCGCGCAACAGACCACGTCAATCTGATGATCAGCACAATCGAGCGATTGATCGAACGCGGTCACGCGTATGTTGTTGGTGAGTCCAGCGCACAGATCGTGTACTTTGACGTTCACTCGTTTGCCCAGTATGGCAGGCTCAGCGGCAACACCATCGACCGACTCCGCGAGGGCGCAGGCGAGCGCATCTCGACGGAAAACCAGTCGCAGAAAAAACACCCGTCTGACTTTCTCCTCTGGAAATCCGATTCCACGCACGTCATGAAGTGGGCTTCTCCGTGGGGCAGCGGGTATCCCGGGTGGCACATCGAGTGCTCCGCAATGGCGGTCAATCGTCTTGCACCTGCACTGTTCGATCACACACTGACCGATGCCGATACACCAATCATTGATATTCACTCCGGCGGTGAGGACAACATCTTCCCGCATCACGAGTGTGAGATCGCCCAGTCCTGCTGCGCGTTCAATGCCCCAGATGCGAGCGGCGCACATACTGGCTCATTCGCAAGGCTCTGGCTGCACTGCAGGTTCCTGCTCGTCGAAGGCGAGAAGATGTCCAAAAGCAAGGGTAACTTCTACACAGCGCGCGATCTGTTTGCGAAGGGTATCGAACCAGGCGCGTTGCGTCTCGAGCTCATCCGCGTGCACTACCGATCCAACGCGAACTTCTCTGAGCAGGGGCTCAAGGACACCGCGCGCATGGTGGCTCGATGGAAGCGCGTCATCGAACAAGGTGACGCATCAAATGAATCAGGCTCACCACCCGAGACCATGCTGCGAGAGTTTGCTGACGCGATGGATGATGATCTGAACATCGCTCGCGCTATCGCTGCGGTGAACACGTACGTCGGTGAGATGAAGCACCCAACCAAAGCCGATGCCGACGCGATGCGCCAGATCGATGAGGTGCTCGGCGTGATGCAACTCGACACCGCGAAGGCGCAGGAAACAGAAATTGGCGTGTTCCTTGGTGGACTCGACGCAGACCAGCGCGTCATCGACAAGCTCATTGAGCGACGCGACGCAAAGAAGGCGAAGGACTTCGGGCGTGCCGACGCAATCCGCGACGAACTCGCGCAGATGGGATACGCCATCAAGGATGTCGCGGGCGGCAAGGTCGAAGTGTCGCGGGCCTGA